DNA sequence from the Streptomyces sp. NBC_01497 genome:
ACCCGTGGCTCGGCTGGACCGAGCTGGACGGCGCCGGGCAGCTGGTCGCGGAGATCTCGCCGTACGCGGTCGACCTCGACTGGTCGGACATCGACGACCCGGATCAGATCGCCGGGGTCGTCGCGGACCTCGGCCGGGCCACGGCGACGATGCACGCGGCGGCGGACGACGACAGCGGCCACACGCTGGTGCCGTTCTCCACCGAGCGCGCCATCGACGCGGCGATCGCGGCCGACGAGGACGGCTTCGCGCCGCTCCTGGTGGACTTCGCGCACACGTACGGGGCGCGCGCGAGGGCCGATCACCAGATCTTCGTGGACCTGTTCCGCAACGGCCGCATCGGCGGCGGGCTGCTGTAGCCGCCGGGCGGGGCCGTGCGGGCCGGTGGCCGGCCGCGGTGGCTGCGGGACGCGGTGGACGCGGCCGGCGGCCGGCGGCCCTGCCCCGGCGCTCCGACGTGGTTCGCGCGGTCCGGGCCCTGTTCCCGGTGCTGCCGCGGTTCCCCGCCCGTGATCCGTATCGGTGCTGCCGCGGTTCCCGGCCCGTGATCCGTATCGGTTCGGAACCTTTAGATCCCTCTGACGGGGTCCCATGGCACACTCGGGTCCGATGAACATATCCGCGACGCAGCTGCGAGCCGCGCGGGCAGCCCTCTTCACGGCCCTCGTCGTGACGCTGTCCGCGGGCTCCCACGTGCTGCTGTCGCGCGCCGCGCTGCCGCTCTCCGTGCTCGCCGCGCTGACGGCGGCGGTCTTCTGCGTCGCCTACGCCCTGGCGGGCCGCGAACGCGGCTACTGGGGCATCGCGGCGCTGCTCGTCCCGCTGGAGCTCGCCGCGGACACCGTCTTCACGACGGGCCAGCAGATCTGTTACGGACCCGTCGGCGGCCCGGTCACCGGCTCGCTGCGCTCCGTCGGCTTCGACGTCCTGTGCGGGCATCCGGTCGGCGCGCACCTGCCGGGTGTCGGCGCGGTGGGCGCCGAGCCCGGCGCGGCCACCGCGTTCCTGGCCTCGCCCGACCTGCCGTGGCTGCCCTGGCTGCTGCTCGCCGTCCACGTGTCGGTGGGGCTGCTGGCGGCGGCCTGGCTGCGGCGCGGCGAGAGCGCCGTCTCCGGCCTCGTCCTGACGGCCACGGTGTTCGCCTTCCGCCCGCTGCTGCTCGCCGTCAAAGCGGCGACCAGGGGCGCGCACGGCGCGCCGCGGGCGCCGCACCGGCGCGCGGTCCGCCCGCCCCGGGGCCCGGCCACCCGGCTCCTCGTGCACTCCGTGGGACGACGGGGACCGCCCGTCCCCGTGCTCGGCATCGCCTGAGCACCGGTTCCGGTACGTCCCCCTTTCGTTTTGTGTCATCACACGGAGTGAACTGTCATGAGTGCACGCAACAACTCGGCCAACAAGGCCGCCGCCCGTGAGCGTCTGCGCGCCGAGCGCGACAAGCAGGCGAAGCGCGACAAGATCCGCAAGCAGTCGCTGGTCGCGGGCTCCGGCGTCGTCGTCCTCGCGATAGCCGCCGGCGTCGTCCTGCTGGTCAACAACCACAACAAGCCCTCCGGCTGGGAGGCCGCGGCGAAGGTCACGAACGTCGTCGCGCCCAAGAACACCTCGGGCACGGACGGCACGACCATCGTCATCGGCAAGTCCACCGCCAAGAAGACGCTGGTGGAGGCCGAGGACCCGCGCTGCCCGATCTGCATGCAGGCGGAGAACGCGTTCGGCACGACGATCCACAAGGACGTCACCGACGGCAAGTACAAGCTGCAGTACGTCGGCGCCGACTTCATCGACGACCACGACAACGGACAGGGCTCGAAGAACGGCCTGTCCGCCCTGGGCGCCGCGCTCAACGTCAGCCCTGACGCCTTCCTCCAGTACAAGACCGCCATGTACTCGGCGAAGTTCCACCCGGACGAGAACGACGACAAGTTCAAGTCCGACTCCTACCTCCTCAAGATCGCCGACACGGTTCCGGCGCTCAAGAGCAACGCGACGTTCCAGAAGGACGTCAAGGCCGGCACGTTCGACGCCTGGGCGCTGAAGCTGGCGGCCAAGTTCAACAAGGACGGCTACACGGCCACGCCGACCTTCAAGGTCGACGGCAAGGACCTCACGGTGCCCGGCGGCCAGAACAACCCGCCGCTGACGCTGGACCAGTTCAACTCGGTGATCGAGCCGGCGCTGAAGTGACCCGGCGCTGAGGTCACCACGACGAGCGCGAGGAGGGGCGCCGGACGGTCTCGGGGACCGGTCCGGCGCCCCTCCTCGTCATCGCGCGGGCGGCAGAGCGCACACGGGAGGGTACGGGCGGGGGGGCGGGGCCCTGCCCCCGCTCCCCGCGGGACCGGTGCGGCCCGGGACCGGCCGTGAGCTTCGCCTACGGCCGGGCCACCGGCGCGAGGGTCGCCGACGTGAGTTTCGCCAGCGCGTCCGGTGTCAGCTCCACCTCCA
Encoded proteins:
- a CDS encoding thioredoxin domain-containing protein, translating into MSARNNSANKAAARERLRAERDKQAKRDKIRKQSLVAGSGVVVLAIAAGVVLLVNNHNKPSGWEAAAKVTNVVAPKNTSGTDGTTIVIGKSTAKKTLVEAEDPRCPICMQAENAFGTTIHKDVTDGKYKLQYVGADFIDDHDNGQGSKNGLSALGAALNVSPDAFLQYKTAMYSAKFHPDENDDKFKSDSYLLKIADTVPALKSNATFQKDVKAGTFDAWALKLAAKFNKDGYTATPTFKVDGKDLTVPGGQNNPPLTLDQFNSVIEPALK